A window of the Candidatus Thermoplasmatota archaeon genome harbors these coding sequences:
- the hisS gene encoding histidine--tRNA ligase — translation MALLQRVKGTRDFLPKETLERRYIEQKMREVCKNFGYSEISTPIFEHADIFVKKSGEAIVKQMYTFKDKSGRKLALRPELTAPVMRFYIQELQALPKPLKLFYFGSCYRYEEPQRARYREFWHFGAEYIGGGRESEAEVIALAKELLEAAGVKNYILRIGHLGALKAILQIYKIPVSRQPSVLSLVDKKEFDYLREEVEGYEELIRVLTQGSAIFENQQLLRNVRIKNSLAELKALLDILPAFGVTENNYNIDLSIARGLAYYTGMVFEIDCKDLGAEKQLCGGGTYRLVEVLGGEKIATTGFAIGFDRVMLALELQGVKLPEEHVEIYVVPVDGNEVKRKAFELATKLRKSNFSCDIDTIGRSLAKNLTYADSIKASKVILLGENELAQNSVIIRDMATGMQEKVNVNKVVEYLKGAK, via the coding sequence ATGGCTCTACTACAACGTGTTAAGGGCACGAGGGATTTTCTGCCTAAAGAGACGCTCGAGCGCAGGTATATAGAGCAAAAAATGCGCGAAGTATGCAAAAATTTCGGGTATAGTGAAATATCCACTCCTATTTTCGAGCATGCAGATATTTTTGTAAAGAAGAGTGGCGAAGCAATAGTCAAGCAGATGTACACGTTCAAAGACAAGTCAGGCAGGAAGCTCGCGCTCAGACCCGAGCTTACCGCGCCTGTAATGCGATTTTATATCCAAGAGCTACAAGCTCTACCAAAACCTCTAAAATTATTTTATTTCGGTAGCTGCTATCGTTACGAAGAGCCTCAAAGAGCTAGATATAGAGAGTTTTGGCATTTTGGTGCTGAGTACATCGGTGGCGGTAGAGAAAGTGAAGCTGAGGTTATTGCACTTGCTAAAGAACTCCTTGAAGCAGCAGGAGTTAAAAACTACATTCTCAGAATAGGTCATTTGGGCGCTTTAAAAGCTATACTCCAAATTTATAAAATACCTGTTTCAAGACAGCCCTCAGTTCTAAGTTTGGTCGATAAAAAGGAATTTGATTATTTGCGTGAAGAAGTGGAAGGTTACGAGGAGCTTATAAGAGTACTGACTCAAGGCTCTGCAATTTTCGAAAATCAGCAATTACTTAGAAATGTAAGAATCAAGAATTCTTTAGCTGAGCTCAAAGCGCTGCTTGATATACTACCAGCCTTCGGAGTAACTGAAAATAACTATAATATTGATTTGAGCATAGCCAGAGGCTTGGCTTACTATACGGGAATGGTATTTGAAATAGACTGCAAGGACTTAGGGGCTGAAAAGCAGCTCTGCGGGGGAGGTACTTATAGGCTTGTAGAAGTTTTAGGCGGTGAGAAAATAGCTACTACAGGCTTTGCAATAGGCTTTGATAGAGTAATGCTAGCACTTGAATTGCAAGGTGTAAAATTGCCTGAGGAGCACGTTGAAATCTATGTTGTTCCTGTAGATGGTAACGAGGTGAAGAGAAAAGCTTTTGAACTCGCTACTAAGCTACGAAAAAGCAATTTCAGTTGCGATATTGATACTATTGGTAGAAGTCTAGCTAAAAATTTAACTTACGCAGATTCGATTAAAGCTTCTAAAGTTATATTGCTTGGCGAGAACGAGTTAGCGCAAAATTCTGTGATTATAAGAGATATGGCTACAGGAATGCAAGAGAAAGTAAACGTTAATAAGGTTGTAGAATATTTGAAAGGAGCGAAATGA